The sequence AACTACTGGCTTATATTACATGTCATGTTCTTGCTTCCTTAATTTTCTTCATCATAATGTTGGGCAATGGGTATTGATCTTTAGCATTCTATTATGAGTTTTAGATGTACTCATACTCCCAAGAAAATTAACCGGTAATGAAAGGGAATATTTGAAATTGTTCTAAATTCATAATTGGACATATTGCATGTTTACTTATAGAATAATGACCttggagaaaagaaaatgatgtaacaataaaattgaaccaaaaaaataaaggataggTAACCTAGGAATTAGTACCAAGCTTGAGAGAACAAAATCTCAAGAAGTTAGCACCTAGTGTTGCCAGTGTCGATACCAAACCATTGGAAGattcaaaaagaaatcttattaATCAATCAAACTTTAGACCAAGGCTTTGTTTATTATTAGGTATTATAATCAAACCATagattgtctttttttttttttggataagtaagaaagatgtaACTTCAAAAAATTGCTTTATGCAAGGGAGCACAAAGCATACCAAAGATTacaacaaaagagagaaaagcagaaacaaaaaagagaagctaattacaaagagagagagagagagagagagagagagctaaggaacaaagggaaaaaatcactagatgtgagtccccaagTCCTAGACCAATCATAAAGAGAACCAATAAAAAGAGCGAGCAATTAGTCATTGGATCTATACAAGTCCTCAAAAGTCCGCCGATTGcattccctccaaatacactACATCAAACACAATGGAACTATATTTCAAATGTTAGATGAGCacttccccaaccaattccaccaaccaaagaGGAAATCTACCACCGACCTTGAGAGAACCCACGAAATCTCAAATGTTCTAAAGACATAGCTCCACAGCTGATGAGCCTTTCCACAATTTAACAATAAATGATTCATTATCTCCCCACAACGACACGTAATGCACCagtcaaaaaaatcaaagcccCTACTCCGCAAGTTATCACCCGTGGGAATCCTATCCCATGTGACTgcccaaacaaagaaagagacacaCCGGGgtgccttaaccttccaaatacctttccaaggaaaaacAATGGAAGATGAACCACGTAACTTATGATAAAACAAACGGATATTAAAATCTCAATTCTTCGTCAACTTCCatctcaattattgaattactGAATTACTAAAATAGCCTTGACtctaagaaataaaataaaatactagtaacattttttaaaataaaaaatactagtaAACTAAGTTGTGCTATTCTCACAAGCACAAAGgaataaaaaacaagaaaaattcttcatttttggattttatatataaatataaaatccgaacaaaaaattagagaaacaTGCCCGAGTGTAACTTACTAatatttttactaatatttaaaaataaggtGAAATGAAAAACAACCCCGGGGTTTCATTTCTTCCCTATTACTCCATGAGGTTTCTATATCCGCCAAATTAACCCCTAGGACTAAGTTTTGTTAGTTCTTATGAACAGATAATCATGTGACCATTACATAAACACATTAAGAAGACTTAGTAACTGATTCACACCACTAGTATTGTGACTGTAATGTGTTTTTTCCGTCCATAAAACCTAATGAAAGATAGTCTCAAGGGTCAATATGGCAAATATAAAAACCTTAGGGAGGGGGGTGTTTTGCAATTGACCCAAACCCCTTAGAGGAAATTTAGCTGTTAAAGTAGGTCTAAAGTATTCCATGTGCTTATGTTAAGGCTTGGACTGCCGcctcttatcatttttttttataaatattttgtattaaaaaaattaattaataatataattgaagaTACCGAGCATTTTATGTCTAATCTCTTGTTATTCTTTTTCCAAACTTTATTGGACTAGCTGACTGCCTTGAggcatctttctttcttttctattgttGATTTATTAGATTTATGCAATTTTTGTAACTGATTGTTAGTATATTTCCTGTATACTTGGGTGgctcctttatatatatatatatatattatatacctTCAATGAACCAATTATGCCTTTGACCCCTGTTGATGCGAGAGCACAACCATATTACTttggaatttattattttttatttcctttatcTTAGGAGGTAATTTATCTTATCATATGTATTTGGATTAGTTTAGACTACTTTCATGGATTAGTAGTTTGAGTTAAGCTAGGATTAGTTTTCATTGATGTTATcttatctctttatttcctAAAAGCTCTATAATAGCTCCAAATGGTTTATTTTTAGTCAGActattttgattaataaaatttcattagttaaaagtgtgttttttgtttggtgGTGATTCCAAACAACCGTGGGACTGTTCtaggtggtgaagcctaggcTGTCCTACATCACTTGTACTTATTAAAAAAGTACATACTACCATGGTATATAAAAAAGTATGTACCAAATACTATAGTTAATAATATACACATTGGATTACTGTAGCTATATATATGCCTAACTAAtttgtaattcatttttaaatgtaacatttttttttttaatataaatttgattacaattgcTATATACGTATTCAATATAATTGAtttcacttatcaaaaaaaaaaaaatataattgatttaACTAAGGTTCTTGAAACAAATTATTCACCCTAAGTTGgcatttcaaaataatttgggtATTGATACTTTCTCATTTgcttattattttcatttacaaGAAATTCCGGACTTAATGTTATCACTTTAAATAAACTACATtattatttgttcatttttgttaAACTGAACAAATATTAgaactaaaattataaatttacaaaattgaaataaataaaaacaacatgCATAGCACAGGTCACAAGCTAATTAGACTTATGAGTAATAAGTCCTCAAAATCTTTCCATGTTTTAGAGGAGAAAAATTAAGCAAAGCATATTTCATCCTAAACATTGTTTCTCCATGCTACTGAAGTTCTACTGGTTGTGCTTCTGGAAGATTTTTGTGCTCCTGTTTAACTTCCATACTAATAAGATCAAATTTTGCAGGTCATGAGTTATTTTGCAACAGCTCCAcatgaaaaggaaaaacttcAATATTTTGCTTCACCTGAAGGAAGAGATGATCTATATCAATACAATCAGAAGGAACGAAGAAGTGTTCTTGAGGTGATGTCAAATTAGTGCATTGCACTCTTCCCTCCTTTGTTACTTGAGAAACATTTTCTGTGTTGCATGATGGTATTGTGTTGTTGCATTGTCTTTCTTATATAATTAAAGGAATCAAATTTGGGAGCACTGAACATTCTACGCCTGCAGTCCCATGTAGATGTGATACAATTGGTACTTTCTCGTGTAACAGATTGTCGTCTTATTACAATTCCTATAATATAAGggaaaatgtcattttaattaattttctttttatcctGTTATATGGGCTTTAGAGAAAATCCTTTTTTTAGACATCAAATAGcttgttaaaacttaaaattatgaattatcTGAAGAATCCAAACCATCTTCataatttactctttttttttccttacatgCTCCACGTGAGATTAGTGATTTTATTTTCCTAATATAGGTATTAGAGGACTTCCCATCTGTCCAAATGCCATTTGAATGGCTGGTGCAGTTGGTTCCGCTGTTGAAAACCAGGGCTTTCTCCATATCTTCATCCCCTATAGCTCATTCCAATCAAGTGCATTTAACTGTCAGTGTAGTGTCATGGATGACACCTTTTAAAAGGAAGCGAAGTGGTCTGTGCTCAACATGGCTAGCCAAACTTGATCCTGAACAAAGTATGGCATAAATGAAACTACCAAAGCACATTTTGAGTTTAAGCAACCATGTATTACCTGTTAACATACTTTCTGTCATGAACAGGCATTTATATTCCAGCATGGTTTCAGAAAGGTGCCctttctcctccaccaccaTCACTTCCACTAATTCTTATTGGACCTGGAACTGGTTGTGCACCCTTTCGTGGATTTGTGGAGGAAAGAGCGATTCAAAATGAATCCAGTGCAACTGCTCCAGTTCTATTCTTCTTTGGTTGCCGAAATGAGGATGGTGACTTCCTATACAGAGATTTTTGGTTGTCGCATTCCCAAAATGGTGGGGTGCTTTCAGAAGCTAAAGGTGGAGGTTTATTTGTTGCTTTCTCAAGAGACCAGCCACAGAAGGTTTATGTGCAGCATAAGGTGCGGGAAAACAGTCGGAAGATTTGGAATTTGCTGACCGAGGGGGCTGCCATCTACATTGCAGGTTCATCTACAAAAATGCCTTCTGATGTATTGTTGGCCTTTGAGGATATCGTATCCAAGGAAGGTGGGCTTCCAAGGGAATCTGCTGTGAGGTTGCTTAGGACTCTGGAAAAGGCTGGCAGGTACCATGTTGAAGCTTGGTCTTGATCCCTGCTTTAATTCTTCATGTTATGGGAAGACCAAACAACAGTTTTGCAGTTTGAGTGTTGTAGATTGAATATAGTCTATGAAACTCTAAATTGATTTATTTGACTAAAGTTTATACTCCCGAGCAGTTTAGGTAGAGGAGATTGGGTCCTCAATACAGCATATGTAACAGTTGTATGATATTGTATAATGGCGTAAATTTCTTCCAAAAGTGTGAATTATATTTCCATTAATCAGTGTGTTAATAAAAATTGGAGAATACTGAGGTCACGTGTACCTTCGCATGTAACTTTGCTAGATAAATGTGAAGATTTAAGATAAATTATACTCTTTTTCAAtaggatttggatttgttaCAAATTAAGTTGCAGCAACTCCTACAAAAGTGCATGTGTCAATGCCTTAGATAAACACTTTTCTAGGCTTACATTTAAATGAATACTTCCATGTCAAGATTGAATTTTTCACCAAATGGCCACTTGACATGTGTGCATTTTGTAGGAGTTGCTACAACTTAGTTTGCAGCAAATCTTTGCGCTTTTCAATATCCTAGTTAATCTGCGTAGAaaacaatgttttattttattttatcttagtGAAGTAGATTTTCATTTAGTACCCTAggaaaatctctctctctctctctctctctctctctctctctctctctctctcaatactAAACTGAACAAAAAATAGAAGGAATTAAGTAGAAATGAATGTAACCATTGTTAGTGGCACTACTTTTTTCTCAATGTTGCATCTAAGCTTATTTCTCAATTCTACATCGATTA is a genomic window of Quercus lobata isolate SW786 chromosome 2, ValleyOak3.0 Primary Assembly, whole genome shotgun sequence containing:
- the LOC115975811 gene encoding NADPH-dependent diflavin oxidoreductase 1 isoform X6 encodes the protein MSSLWSMLNQINDKFFPQGPDFLILDMKLIDQPKIHITYHSVDKVDSQSSPNSDLKWIEMQIERARSMSPGKFTRDKTRPNCFLKLIQNQRLTRAECGKDVRHFEFEFVSSTIEYKVGDILEVLPSQNQSAVDSFIQRCNLDPDAFITVHPKEMNNHLLHTHTSANVPIKLKTFVELTMDVASAPPRRYFFEVMSYFATAPHEKEKLQYFASPEGRDDLYQYNQKERRSVLEESNLGALNILRLQSHVDVIQLVLEDFPSVQMPFEWLVQLVPLLKTRAFSISSSPIAHSNQVHLTVSVVSWMTPFKRKRSGLCSTWLAKLDPEQSIYIPAWFQKGALSPPPPSLPLILIGPGTGCAPFRGFVEERAIQNESSATAPVLFFFGCRNEDGDFLYRDFWLSHSQNGGVLSEAKGGGLFVAFSRDQPQKVYVQHKVRENSRKIWNLLTEGAAIYIAGSSTKMPSDVLLAFEDIVSKEGGLPRESAVRLLRTLEKAGRYHVEAWS
- the LOC115975811 gene encoding NADPH-dependent diflavin oxidoreductase 1 isoform X5, which produces MAIVEKGLGDDQHPSGYEAALDPWMSSLWSMLNQINDKFFPQGPDFLILDMKLIDQPKIHITYHSVDKVDSQSSPNSDLKWIEMQIERARSMSPGKFTRDKTRPNCFLKLIQNQRLTRAECGKDVRHFEFEFVSSTIEYKVGDILEVLPSQNQSAVDSFIQRCNLDPDAFITVHPKEMNNHLLHTHTSANVPIKLKTFVELTMDVASAPPRRYFFEVMSYFATAPHEKEKLQYFASPEGRDDLYQYNQKERRSVLEESNLGALNILRLQSHVDVIQLVLEDFPSVQMPFEWLVQLVPLLKTRAFSISSSPIAHSNQVHLTVSVVSWMTPFKRKRSGLCSTWLAKLDPEQSIYIPAWFQKGALSPPPPSLPLILIGPGTGCAPFRGFVEERAIQNESSATAPVLFFFGCRNEDGDFLYRDFWLSHSQNGGVLSEAKGGGLFVAFSRDQPQKVYVQHKVRENSRKIWNLLTEGAAIYIAGSSTKMPSDVLLAFEDIVSKEGGLPRESAVRLLRTLEKAGRYHVEAWS
- the LOC115975811 gene encoding NADPH-dependent diflavin oxidoreductase 1 isoform X4, which translates into the protein MKVFWKFLLQRNLSKHWLEGVRYAVFGLGDSGYQKYNFVSKKLDKRLSDLGAMAIVEKGLGDDQHPSGYEAALDPWMSSLWSMLNQINDKFFPQGPDFLILDMKLIDQPKIHITYHSVDKVDSQSSPNSDLKWIEMQIERARSMSPGKFTRDKTRPNCFLKLIQNQRLTRAECGKDVRHFEFEFVSSTIEYKVGDILEVLPSQNQSAVDSFIQRCNLDPDAFITVHPKEMNNHLLHTHTSANVPIKLKTFVELTMDVASAPPRRYFFEVMSYFATAPHEKEKLQYFASPEGRDDLYQYNQKERRSVLEVLEDFPSVQMPFEWLVQLVPLLKTRAFSISSSPIAHSNQVHLTVSVVSWMTPFKRKRSGLCSTWLAKLDPEQSIYIPAWFQKGALSPPPPSLPLILIGPGTGCAPFRGFVEERAIQNESSATAPVLFFFGCRNEDGDFLYRDFWLSHSQNGGVLSEAKGGGLFVAFSRDQPQKVYVQHKVRENSRKIWNLLTEGAAIYIAGSSTKMPSDVLLAFEDIVSKEGGLPRESAVRLLRTLEKAGRYHVEAWS
- the LOC115975811 gene encoding NADPH-dependent diflavin oxidoreductase 1 isoform X3 — protein: MKVFWKFLLQRNLSKHWLEGVRYAVFGLGDSGYQKYNFVSKKLDKRLSDLGAMAIVEKGLGDDQHPSGYEAALDPWMSSLWSMLNQINDKFFPQGPDFLILDMKLIDQPKIHITYHSVDKVDSQSSPNSDLKWIEMQIERARSMSPGKFTRDKTRPNCFLKLIQNQRLTRAECGKDVRHFEFEFVSSTIEYKVGDILEVLPSQNQSAVDSFIQRCNLDPDAFITVHPKEMNNHLLHTHTSANVPIKLKTFVELTMDVASAPPRRYFFEVMSYFATAPHEKEKLQYFASPEGRDDLYQYNQKERRSVLEESNLGALNILRLQSHVDVIQLVLEDFPSVQMPFEWLVQLVPLLKTRAFSISSSPIAHSNQVHLTVSVVSWMTPFKRKRSGLCSTWLAKLDPEQSIYIPAWFQKGALSPPPPSLPLILIGPGTGCAPFRGFVEERAIQNESSATAPVLFFFGCRNEDGDFLYRDFWLSHSQNGGVLSEAKGGGLFVAFSRDQPQKVYVQHKVRENSRKIWNLLTEGAAIYIAGSSTKMPSDVLLAFEDIVSKEGGLPRESAVRLLRTLEKAGRYHVEAWS